Genomic segment of Pseudorca crassidens isolate mPseCra1 chromosome 10, mPseCra1.hap1, whole genome shotgun sequence:
GTATACTAAGGACAGTCAAAGAAGAAGCTTGTCAGGGCCAGACCATCTGAAGAGATATATAGGCTTTTATAAGTATTTCCTTGATCTAATCCATATATTCACATGTAATCTTCTAATTTTGATTTACTTTTCTGTGTGGGGTTCCCTATTATAGTGAGGTATTTCTCATAAATCATATAAATTTCTCAGCCTAGAGTTGAAATACCAAACTGGCATGCAGAGAACAGGTAGTAACAATTGTGTGACCCTGCACATTCAGTGATATTTTGCAAAACATTTTAAGTAGTGAAAAAATAGCAGACGTAGTAGGGGTTACTGGAACAAAATTTTTCATATCAATAGTGATTGTGGCAAAGATTGGCCAGATCACACGGAAAAAGCCACAGTGCCTTATTTCTGCAGACCAGGGTGTGGGAAGAGAGGTAATGATACTGCCTACCTCGCAGGGCTggtgtgaggatcaaatgaaatgaATGATTCCTGTGGCAGTGCTTTGGGAATGCTGAAGATCTACGTGGGTCTAAGGTGGTGTTACTGTTTTTGGCACAGGAAAAAAGTCAGTCTGAATATTTGAAGATCactcaagaaaaagaagagcaagaatCTTTGGCCTTGGAAGAGTTAGAGCTGCAGAAGAAGGCAATCCTCACAGAGAGCGAAAACAAACTTTGGGACCTTCAGCAAGAAGCAGAGACTTACAGAACTGTAAGTTTAAATACTCTTCAGGTTCCACAGCTGTGGAACTGCTTGTATAGGAAAACTGTTGTTATCTCTGCAGTCAATATAAGGTTGTAGAGAAGCTTTTGTTTTAGATTTACATATACATGCACTCCATTCATTATTAGGTAGTAAGAGCTGTTCATGGGAGTGGTTTTGATGTCTGCTACATGGTGCTCCTGACCTGCCTTTAGCTGGCTGTATTTCTGTCAGCCACTTGCTCTGATTCTTTGCCCTCAGGCTGTGCAGCATCTTAGCTCCACTGCTTACTCACCTTTCATCTTTAGGAAGTGGCCTCATTTTGTACGCAGCACTTGCCCTGACACCTTCCTGCCTGTTCAGCTTCATCTCATGCCACGCCCTGGACATAATTCATTCTCTGTTTATATCACAGTTTAGTTACCCCATTGCTCTCCTTTGACATTTAACTTTTCCCCAATTTTCCCATATTATAAATAGTCCTATGGTGAGCATGTTAGTATATAGATCTCCgtgtgcacattttaaaatcccTCTGTCCTTCCCCTGAACAGTATATGAAATGTTCGACCTATTTTGAATAAACTGACTGATGTTATTTAGACTTTTTAGCCTTTTTGCTCTGATTTAGACAGTGACACAGTCACACTTCTTACCCCAATTTCTATAAgggatttgttgttttttttttttttttttgtggtacatggacctttcaccgctgcggcctctcctgctgtggagcacaggctccggacgcgcaggctcagcggccatggctcacaggcccagcccctccgcggcacgtgggatcttcccagaccggggcacgaacccgtgtcccctgcatcggaaggtggactctcaaccactgcgccaccagggaagccctcttacccCTATTtctaaactgtattttattttcccacttCCAACATTTCTGTAAGGTGGCATGGTAGAGAGGAATGGGTACTCAGGAGGCCTAGATCTttcacttactagctttgtgaatTAATTATACCTTAATTTCCTTACCTGTCACCTGAAGAGATTGATATTTGGTAATTTCTTAAGACCTTTCCAGCTTTGACATTCCTTGGCTCTGCCTTACATTCCTTACAATGCCTTGACATTCCTTAGCTCTTTTCCTTTCAGTCAAGGTTGATATTTTCAAGAGATAATCATTTTACTATTACTTTTTGTAAATTACTTTGGTAAAATTTGTGTAAGTtccttctttttgaaaaatatcttctAAGTAATAATTTTTGGGGTAAGAGCCAGATACgttatttttcttccagaattAAGTTATGAAAGTAATAGAATACTATTATAGGCcttttaacaaaacagaaaaaaatactcatCTTTCTACCAGCAGTTACTATTATCTACgttatgatttatttctttttcactatCCATTcagaattttcttgaaaaaacaGGTAGTTGAAATAGTTACCCAAATAGGTAGAAAGAATCTGGAATTTTGAGTTGTGTAAAAAATAGAATCTTTTCTTTGTTATATGATTCGTTTAGGAATTGAGCACAGATTCTTTGTCCTTTCTAGAGTTTGGTAAGATATGTAAAGTTGTTTATCTAAATTTTAATCTTTAAGTAGGTGTAGACATCATGTCATATATATCATTGCTAACAAATGTACTTTAATAAAAAGACATCTGTTTTCATTAACAGAGAATTCTTGAATTAGAAAGTTCTTTGGAAAAACGCTTGCAAGAGAATAAAAATCAGTCAGAAGATTTAACTGTTCATTTggaagctgaaaaaaataaacacaataaagaaaTTACAGTCATGGTTGAAAAACacaagacagaattggaaagtcTGCAGCATCAGCAGGATAACCTTTGGACTGAAAAACTCCAAGTCTTAAAGCAACAGCATCAGACTGAAATGGAAAAACTTAGAGAAAAGTATGAACAAGAAAAAGTAACACTGTTGAATGACAGAGAGGTTCTCTTTCAGGCCCACATAGAAGAGATGAATGAAAAGACTTTAGAAAAGCTTGATGTGAAGCAAACAGAATTGGAATCACTATCGTCTGAACTGTCAGAAGTATTAAAAGCCCGTGACAAGCTAGAAGAAGAACTTTCTGTACTAAAGGATCAAGCAGATAGAGTGAAGCGGGAATTAGAGGCCAAGCTGGATGAACAGAAAAGTCATCACCAGCAACAGGTTGACAGCATCATTAAAGAACAAGAGATGTCTATCCAGAGAACTGAGAAGGcattaaaagatgaaattaaCCAACTTGGGCTTCTTCTGAAAGAAAAGGACAAGCATTTAAAAGAGCATCAGGCTCATGTGGAGAATTTAGAGGCAGATGTTAAAAGGTCTGAAGGGGAACTCCAGCAGGCGTCTGCTAAGCTGGAGCTCTTTCAGTCACTGCAGAGCACCTTGCATGAGCAGGTAGAAACATATGAGGAGCAGTTGGCCCAGTTGCAGCAGAAGTTGTTGGATTCGGAAACAGAAAGAATTCTTCTTACCAAACAGGTAGCTGAAGTTGTCACTCAAAAGAAAGATGTTTGTGCTGAGTTAGATGCTCACAAAATCAAGGTACAGGACATAATGCAGCAACTTGAAAAACAGAAtagtgaaatggaagaaaaagtaaaatctttAACCCAACACTATGAGTCCCAACTTAAAGATAATATAGAGCAGGAACAGACAAAGCAACtcttaatggaaaaggaaaatgtaattttacaaatgaaagaagGACAGAGCAAAGAAATTGAAATACTCAAACAGAAATTATCAGCCAAGGAGGACAGTATTCATGTTTTGCAAGAGGAGTATGAAACCAAATTTAAAAGTCaagagaaaaagatagaaaaaattaaacagaaagcaAAGGAGATGCAAGAAACGTTAAAGAAGAAACTGTTGGATCAGGAAGCCAAACTTAAGAAAGAGCTCGAAAATACTGCTCTGGAGctcagtcagaaagaaaaacagttcaatgccaaaattttggaaatggcACAGGCTAACTCAGCTGGAATCAATGATGCAGTGTCAAGATTGGAGACAAACCAAAAGGAGCAAATAGAAAGTCTTACTGAGGTGCACAGGAGAGAACTCAATGATGTCATAGCAGTCTGGGAGCAGAAACTTAACCAGCGAGCTGAAGAACTTCAGGAAAAACATGAAATCCAGTTACAGGAAAAAGAACAAGAGGTAGCAGAACTGAAGCAAAAGATCCTCATACTTGGGtgtgaaaaagaagagatgaacAAGGAAATGGCATGGCTGAAGGAAGAGGGTGCTAAGCAGGATACAGTGTTGAAGGAATTACAGGAACAGTTAAACCAGAAGGCTGCTCACATGGTTTCTGCCTCACAGAATGAAGCTAAACTGAAAGCTGAACTTGAAAAGCTGGAGGTTGACCTGAATCACTCTCAGAAGGAAAATACTTTTCTTCAAGAGCATGTAGTTGAACTGAAGATGCTGGCAGAAAAAGATAAGCTTAAGGTCTCTGAGTTGACTGAGAAGCTGAAAACCACAGATGAAGAATTCCAGAGTTTGAAATCTTCATATGACAGAAATAAGAAAAGCCTAGAAGACAAAAGCTTAGAATTCAAAAAACTGTCCGAGGAGCTAGCAGTTCAGCTGGACATTTACTCCAAGAAAGCGGAAGCCTTATTACAAGCTAAAACAAGTGAGCTCATCAACATTAGTAGCAGTAAAATTAATGCCGTTCTCTCTAGGGTCTCCCATTGTCAACACCACACAACTAAAGTTAAGGAGGCACTACTAAGTAAAACTTGCAAAGTTTCTGAATTAGAAGCACAACTGAGACAGCTAACAGCAGAGCAGTACACACTAAATAGTTCTTTACAACATGCTGCACATCagttggaagaaaaagaaagtcagatTAAGAGCATGAAGGCTGATATTGAAGGTCTTGTGACAGAAAAAGAAGCCTtacagaaggaaggaggaaatcagCAACAGGCTGCCTCAGAAAAGGAGTCTTGCATCACTCAGTTGAAGAAGGAGTTATCAGAAAACATCAACGCTGTCACTTCGATGAAAGaagaacttaaagaaaaaaaagctgagaTCAGTAGTCTTAGTAAACAGCTAACTGATATGAGTGCTCAACTTCAGAACAGCATCAGCCTAACTGAAAACGAAGCAGCCATTTCATCACTAAGTAAGCAACATGATGAAGCGCAACaggaattgctggatcaggtGCGAGATTTATCTTTGAAAGTTGAAACTCTGAGTAAGGAGAAAACTTCTGCTCTTGAACAGGCCAACAAATTCTCAGAGTGGAAGAAGAAAGCACAGTCAAGATTTACACAGTATCAAAATACTAGTAAAGAATTGCAGATGCAGCTTGagttaaaaacaaaggaaaccagtGAAAAGGATGAGCAGATAACTTTATTGAAGGAGGACCTTGATCAGCAAAAGAAGAGATTTGAATATTTTAAGGGAGAAGTGGAAGATAAGAAGAGCAAGATGGAGAAGAAGGAACGTAATTTACAGACTGAGTTAAAAACTCAAACAGCAAGAATTGTGGAATTAGAGGAGCATGTTACTCAGAAAACAATTGAAATTGAGTCCTTAAATGAAGTTCTTAAAAATCACAATCAACAAAAGGATATCGAACGGAAAGAAATGATTCAGAAACTTCAACACATTCAAGAgttaggagaagaaaaggacaacAGGGTTAAAGAGGCTGAAGAAAAAGTCTTAAGCCTTGAAAAGCAAGCATCTTCCATGAAATCTGAACTTGAATCTATGAAGAAAGAATTGGAACATGTGAATTCAATTGTGAAAAGCAAAGAAGAGGAGTTAAAGGCATTGGAAGATAGACTTGAGTTAGAAAGTGCTGCAAAATTAGGGGAACtgaagaaaaaagctgaacaaaaaATTGCTGCCATCAAGAAGCAGTTGTTATCTCaaatggaagagaaagaacagcagtatagaagagacagagaaagccatCTGAGTGAACTAAATACAAAAttgcaggaaagagagaaagaaattcatGTCTTGGAAGAAAAACTTAAGTCGGTGGGAAGTTCACCACAATCAGAAACATCAGTTGCACCCAGATCGGCAGAAAATGAGGCAGCATGTACTGAGCAAGAAGCAGCAGAATCCCAAGGCTGTGTGCAGAAGGCATGTGAAGAAAAAATCCGTGTTTTACAAAGAAAtttaattgaaaaggaaaagCTATTGCAGAGGCTAGAGCAGGAAAAAGAAGGCACAATTTCTTCTCATTCTGAAATGCAGTGCAAATACCAGGAGCTCTTAATAAAGATAGAACAGGCTGAAGCAAAGCAACACGAGGATCAAGTAATGATAAAGCATCTTCAAGAAGAACTTGAAGAAAAAACCAAATACTCCTTGTTAGTATCCCATCATGTGGAAGAAGAGGGAGGTAAAAATAACATAGGGGCAAAGCAGAACTTGGAGAATGTGGTTGATGGTGTCCAGAAAGCCCTCCAGGAGAAGGATTTGACCTGTCAGATCTTGGAGCAAAAGATAAAAGAGCTGGATTCCTGCTTattgagagagagggaaggacatAGAGTTGAAATTGAAGCGTTGACCTCAAAACTTGAAAGATTACAGGCTCTACAACAACAGATGGATGGAAAAAGTAAACCCATGGAAGTTTTGGAAGAAAGTGCTAAAGAAAAGTCCAAATCTCATGTGGTCCAACCCAGCTTGCTAAGTAACACGGAGGCTGAGCACAATGACCTGGAGTTTAAATTGGCAGGGACGGAGCAGGAGAAGCAGAAGCTGAGCCAGGAGGTGGTTAAACTGCAGAAAGATCTTCGAATGTTGCGGAAGGAACATCAGCAAGAACTAGATATCATAAAGAAAGAGTATGaacaagaaatggaagagaaaatcaAGTAAGTTTTTTTCCGTATGAATATTTTTAAGGCAATCCTCTTTAATGAAATCTCTCTTTTTTGTGTCTAATGCAGTTAAGTTTCACAACCTAAATTTGTTAGTATCGAACATAAATATAATAAGTTAAATACCGAAGAGAACTAAAAACAATTTAAGGCAAGAGGCAGTGTTATTCCATGTcagtttaaggggaaaaaaccctTTTCTTGCCTATGAGATCATGGTTATTAGGTACATATCCcggtaattatttttaaaatcatttttatatttttattatatagatGTGTATGGTGAAGAATTTTAAGTCGAAAGTAAAAATTCTCAAATCATCAGGACCATTCCCTAGAGTTAATCATAGTTTACTTACCCTTCCAGAAGTTTTCTGTGCCTGGagacgcacacgcacacgcacatgcatGTGGATGCACACTCCCTTAAAAATGGTTGATATTGCTGAGGTCATACTATATACACTGTCGTGAAGACCAGGTAACTCTTTACAGCTTGTTTGTTGTATAACAGCAGTTAGCTCTTCATATTTTTGGTACTCAGACAGGAGCAGGAAGATCTTGAGTTGAAGCACAATTCCACACTAAAACAGCTGGTGAGGGAGTTTCATACACAGCTGGCACAAAAGGAACAGGAGCTGGAACTGACCATAAAAGAGACCATTGGTA
This window contains:
- the GOLGA4 gene encoding golgin subfamily A member 4 isoform X2, producing the protein MFKKLKQKISEEQQQFQQALASTLASSNSSTPTRTRSRTSSFTEQLDEGTPNRELLAGMIAEPAFLSEYTIFALDSSKQPKTQTDGVVSPSTAFCIPFVGKQSNLNASIQAMKSPDSVNGSEPTAPQSGDMQSFAQKLQLRVPSVESLFRSPMKESLFRSSSKESLVRTSSRESLNRLDLDSSAATFDPPSDMESETEDSLGNLDSLSKEHLIQWLRRMERRLNGYKGKCSELVTAYQTLQREKKKLQGILSQSQDKALRRIGELREELQMDQQAKKHLQEEFDASLEEKDQYISVLQTQVSLLKQRLRNGPMNADLPKPLSQMEPEAEGITKENTDGDVEPVVGDGASAKTLEILQQRVKRQENLLQRCKETIRSHKEQCMLLTSEKEALQEQLDERLQELEKMKELHMAEKTKLITQLRDAKNLIEQLEQDKGMVIAETKRQMHETLEIKEEEIAQLRSHIKQMTSQGEELREQKEKSERAAFEELEKALSTAQKTEEARRKMKAEMEEQIKAIEKTSEEERNRLQQELGHVKQEVVHVMKKSSEEIAKLQKLHEEELASKEQELTKKFQTQEREFQEQMKVALEKSQSEYLKITQEKEEQESLALEELELQKKAILTESENKLWDLQQEAETYRTRILELESSLEKRLQENKNQSEDLTVHLEAEKNKHNKEITVMVEKHKTELESLQHQQDNLWTEKLQVLKQQHQTEMEKLREKYEQEKVTLLNDREVLFQAHIEEMNEKTLEKLDVKQTELESLSSELSEVLKARDKLEEELSVLKDQADRVKRELEAKLDEQKSHHQQQVDSIIKEQEMSIQRTEKALKDEINQLGLLLKEKDKHLKEHQAHVENLEADVKRSEGELQQASAKLELFQSLQSTLHEQVETYEEQLAQLQQKLLDSETERILLTKQVAEVVTQKKDVCAELDAHKIKVQDIMQQLEKQNSEMEEKVKSLTQHYESQLKDNIEQEQTKQLLMEKENVILQMKEGQSKEIEILKQKLSAKEDSIHVLQEEYETKFKSQEKKIEKIKQKAKEMQETLKKKLLDQEAKLKKELENTALELSQKEKQFNAKILEMAQANSAGINDAVSRLETNQKEQIESLTEVHRRELNDVIAVWEQKLNQRAEELQEKHEIQLQEKEQEVAELKQKILILGCEKEEMNKEMAWLKEEGAKQDTVLKELQEQLNQKAAHMVSASQNEAKLKAELEKLEVDLNHSQKENTFLQEHVVELKMLAEKDKLKVSELTEKLKTTDEEFQSLKSSYDRNKKSLEDKSLEFKKLSEELAVQLDIYSKKAEALLQAKTSELINISSSKINAVLSRVSHCQHHTTKVKEALLSKTCKVSELEAQLRQLTAEQYTLNSSLQHAAHQLEEKESQIKSMKADIEGLVTEKEALQKEGGNQQQAASEKESCITQLKKELSENINAVTSMKEELKEKKAEISSLSKQLTDMSAQLQNSISLTENEAAISSLSKQHDEAQQELLDQVRDLSLKVETLSKEKTSALEQANKFSEWKKKAQSRFTQYQNTSKELQMQLELKTKETSEKDEQITLLKEDLDQQKKRFEYFKGEVEDKKSKMEKKERNLQTELKTQTARIVELEEHVTQKTIEIESLNEVLKNHNQQKDIERKEMIQKLQHIQELGEEKDNRVKEAEEKVLSLEKQASSMKSELESMKKELEHVNSIVKSKEEELKALEDRLELESAAKLGELKKKAEQKIAAIKKQLLSQMEEKEQQYRRDRESHLSELNTKLQEREKEIHVLEEKLKSVGSSPQSETSVAPRSAENEAACTEQEAAESQGCVQKACEEKIRVLQRNLIEKEKLLQRLEQEKEGTISSHSEMQCKYQELLIKIEQAEAKQHEDQVMIKHLQEELEEKTKYSLLVSHHVEEEGGKNNIGAKQNLENVVDGVQKALQEKDLTCQILEQKIKELDSCLLREREGHRVEIEALTSKLERLQALQQQMDGKSKPMEVLEESAKEKSKSHVVQPSLLSNTEAEHNDLEFKLAGTEQEKQKLSQEVVKLQKDLRMLRKEHQQELDIIKKEYEQEMEEKIKQEQEDLELKHNSTLKQLVREFHTQLAQKEQELELTIKETIDKAQEVEAELLESHQEETNQLYKKILEKEDDLKRTAKRYEEILDAREEEMTAKVIDLQTQLEELQKKYQQRLEQEENPGNDKVTIMELQTQLAQKTTLISDSKLKEQEFREQIHNLEDRLKEYEKNVYATTVGTPYKGRSLYHTDVSLFGEPTEFEYLRKVLFEYMMGRETKTMAKVITTVLKFPDDQTQKILEREDARLMSWLRPSS
- the GOLGA4 gene encoding golgin subfamily A member 4 isoform X1 is translated as MFKKLKQKISEEQQQFQQALASTLASSNSSTPTRTRSRTSSFTEQLDEGTPNRELLAGMIAEPAFLSEYTIFALDSSKQPKTQTDGVVSPSTAFCIPFVGKQSNLNASIQAMKSPDSVNGSEPTAPQSGDMQSFAQKLQLRVPSVESLFRSPMKESLFRSSSKESLVRTSSRESLNRLDLDSSAATFDPPSDMESETEDSLGNLDSLSKEHLIQWLRRMERRLNGYKGKCSELVTAYQTLQREKKKLQGILSQSQDKALRRIGELREELQMDQQAKKHLQEEFDASLEEKDQYISVLQTQVSLLKQRLRNGPMNADLPKPLSQMEPEAEGITKENTDGDVEPVVGDGASAKTLEILQQRVKRQENLLQRCKETIRSHKEQCMLLTSEKEALQEQLDERLQELEKMKELHMAEKTKLITQLRDAKNLIEQLEQDKGMVIAETKRQMHETLEIKEEEIAQLRSHIKQMTSQGEELREQKEKSERAAFEELEKALSTAQKTEEARRKMKAEMEEQIKAIEKTSEEERNRLQQELGHVKQEVVHVMKKSSEEIAKLQKLHEEELASKEQELTKKFQTQEREFQEQMKVALEKSQSEYLKITQEKEEQESLALEELELQKKAILTESENKLWDLQQEAETYRTRILELESSLEKRLQENKNQSEDLTVHLEAEKNKHNKEITVMVEKHKTELESLQHQQDNLWTEKLQVLKQQHQTEMEKLREKYEQEKVTLLNDREVLFQAHIEEMNEKTLEKLDVKQTELESLSSELSEVLKARDKLEEELSVLKDQADRVKRELEAKLDEQKSHHQQQVDSIIKEQEMSIQRTEKALKDEINQLGLLLKEKDKHLKEHQAHVENLEADVKRSEGELQQASAKLELFQSLQSTLHEQVETYEEQLAQLQQKLLDSETERILLTKQVAEVVTQKKDVCAELDAHKIKVQDIMQQLEKQNSEMEEKVKSLTQHYESQLKDNIEQEQTKQLLMEKENVILQMKEGQSKEIEILKQKLSAKEDSIHVLQEEYETKFKSQEKKIEKIKQKAKEMQETLKKKLLDQEAKLKKELENTALELSQKEKQFNAKILEMAQANSAGINDAVSRLETNQKEQIESLTEVHRRELNDVIAVWEQKLNQRAEELQEKHEIQLQEKEQEVAELKQKILILGCEKEEMNKEMAWLKEEGAKQDTVLKELQEQLNQKAAHMVSASQNEAKLKAELEKLEVDLNHSQKENTFLQEHVVELKMLAEKDKLKVSELTEKLKTTDEEFQSLKSSYDRNKKSLEDKSLEFKKLSEELAVQLDIYSKKAEALLQAKTSELINISSSKINAVLSRVSHCQHHTTKVKEALLSKTCKVSELEAQLRQLTAEQYTLNSSLQHAAHQLEEKESQIKSMKADIEGLVTEKEALQKEGGNQQQAASEKESCITQLKKELSENINAVTSMKEELKEKKAEISSLSKQLTDMSAQLQNSISLTENEAAISSLSKQHDEAQQELLDQVRDLSLKVETLSKEKTSALEQANKFSEWKKKAQSRFTQYQNTSKELQMQLELKTKETSEKDEQITLLKEDLDQQKKRFEYFKGEVEDKKSKMEKKERNLQTELKTQTARIVELEEHVTQKTIEIESLNEVLKNHNQQKDIERKEMIQKLQHIQELGEEKDNRVKEAEEKVLSLEKQASSMKSELESMKKELEHVNSIVKSKEEELKALEDRLELESAAKLGELKKKAEQKIAAIKKQLLSQMEEKEQQYRRDRESHLSELNTKLQEREKEIHVLEEKLKSVGSSPQSETSVAPRSAENEAACTEQEAAESQGCVQKACEEKIRVLQRNLIEKEKLLQRLEQEKEGTISSHSEMQCKYQELLIKIEQAEAKQHEDQVMIKHLQEELEEKTKYSLLVSHHVEEEGGKNNIGAKQNLENVVDGVQKALQEKDLTCQILEQKIKELDSCLLREREGHRVEIEALTSKLERLQALQQQMDGKSKPMEVLEESAKEKSKSHVVQPSLLSNTEAEHNDLEFKLAGTEQEKQKLSQEVVKLQKDLRMLRKEHQQELDIIKKEYEQEMEEKIKQEQEDLELKHNSTLKQLVREFHTQLAQKEQELELTIKETIDKAQEVEAELLESHQEETNQLYKKILEKEDDLKRTAKRYEEILDAREEEMTAKVIDLQTQLEELQKKYQQRLEQEENPGNDKVTIMELQTQLAQKTTLISDSKLKEQEFREQIHNLEDRLKEYEKNVYATTVGTPYKGRSLYHTDVSLFGEPTEFEYLRKVLFEYMMGRETKTMAKVITTVLKFPDDQTQKILEREDARLMYTSPRSGIF
- the GOLGA4 gene encoding golgin subfamily A member 4 isoform X4, which gives rise to MFKKLKQKISEEQQQFQQALASTLASSNSSTPTRTRSRTSSFTEQLDEGTPNRELLAGMIAEPAFLSEYTIFALDSSKQPKTQTDGVVSPSTAFCIPFVGKQSNLNASIQAMKSPDSVNGSEPTAPQSGDMQSFAQKLQLRVPSVESLFRSPMKESLFRSSSKESLVRTSSRESLNRLDLDSSAATFDPPSDMESETEDSLGNLDSLSKEHLIQWLRRMERRLNGYKGKCSELVTAYQTLQREKKKLQGILSQSQDKALRRIGELREELQMDQQAKKHLQEEFDASLEEKDQYISVLQTQVSLLKQRLRNGPMNADLPKPLSQMEPEAEGITKENTDGDVEPVVGDGASAKTLEILQQRVKRQENLLQRCKETIRSHKEQCMLLTSEKEALQEQLDERLQELEKMKGMVIAETKRQMHETLEIKEEEIAQLRSHIKQMTSQGEELREQKEKSERAAFEELEKALSTAQKTEEARRKMKAEMEEQIKAIEKTSEEERNRLQQELGHVKQEVVHVMKKSSEEIAKLQKLHEEELASKEQELTKKFQTQEREFQEQMKVALEKSQSEYLKITQEKEEQESLALEELELQKKAILTESENKLWDLQQEAETYRTRILELESSLEKRLQENKNQSEDLTVHLEAEKNKHNKEITVMVEKHKTELESLQHQQDNLWTEKLQVLKQQHQTEMEKLREKYEQEKVTLLNDREVLFQAHIEEMNEKTLEKLDVKQTELESLSSELSEVLKARDKLEEELSVLKDQADRVKRELEAKLDEQKSHHQQQVDSIIKEQEMSIQRTEKALKDEINQLGLLLKEKDKHLKEHQAHVENLEADVKRSEGELQQASAKLELFQSLQSTLHEQVETYEEQLAQLQQKLLDSETERILLTKQVAEVVTQKKDVCAELDAHKIKVQDIMQQLEKQNSEMEEKVKSLTQHYESQLKDNIEQEQTKQLLMEKENVILQMKEGQSKEIEILKQKLSAKEDSIHVLQEEYETKFKSQEKKIEKIKQKAKEMQETLKKKLLDQEAKLKKELENTALELSQKEKQFNAKILEMAQANSAGINDAVSRLETNQKEQIESLTEVHRRELNDVIAVWEQKLNQRAEELQEKHEIQLQEKEQEVAELKQKILILGCEKEEMNKEMAWLKEEGAKQDTVLKELQEQLNQKAAHMVSASQNEAKLKAELEKLEVDLNHSQKENTFLQEHVVELKMLAEKDKLKVSELTEKLKTTDEEFQSLKSSYDRNKKSLEDKSLEFKKLSEELAVQLDIYSKKAEALLQAKTSELINISSSKINAVLSRVSHCQHHTTKVKEALLSKTCKVSELEAQLRQLTAEQYTLNSSLQHAAHQLEEKESQIKSMKADIEGLVTEKEALQKEGGNQQQAASEKESCITQLKKELSENINAVTSMKEELKEKKAEISSLSKQLTDMSAQLQNSISLTENEAAISSLSKQHDEAQQELLDQVRDLSLKVETLSKEKTSALEQANKFSEWKKKAQSRFTQYQNTSKELQMQLELKTKETSEKDEQITLLKEDLDQQKKRFEYFKGEVEDKKSKMEKKERNLQTELKTQTARIVELEEHVTQKTIEIESLNEVLKNHNQQKDIERKEMIQKLQHIQELGEEKDNRVKEAEEKVLSLEKQASSMKSELESMKKELEHVNSIVKSKEEELKALEDRLELESAAKLGELKKKAEQKIAAIKKQLLSQMEEKEQQYRRDRESHLSELNTKLQEREKEIHVLEEKLKSVGSSPQSETSVAPRSAENEAACTEQEAAESQGCVQKACEEKIRVLQRNLIEKEKLLQRLEQEKEGTISSHSEMQCKYQELLIKIEQAEAKQHEDQVMIKHLQEELEEKTKYSLLVSHHVEEEGGKNNIGAKQNLENVVDGVQKALQEKDLTCQILEQKIKELDSCLLREREGHRVEIEALTSKLERLQALQQQMDGKSKPMEVLEESAKEKSKSHVVQPSLLSNTEAEHNDLEFKLAGTEQEKQKLSQEVVKLQKDLRMLRKEHQQELDIIKKEYEQEMEEKIKQEQEDLELKHNSTLKQLVREFHTQLAQKEQELELTIKETIDKAQEVEAELLESHQEETNQLYKKILEKEDDLKRTAKRYEEILDAREEEMTAKVIDLQTQLEELQKKYQQRLEQEENPGNDKVTIMELQTQLAQKTTLISDSKLKEQEFREQIHNLEDRLKEYEKNVYATTVGTPYKGRSLYHTDVSLFGEPTEFEYLRKVLFEYMMGRETKTMAKVITTVLKFPDDQTQKILEREDARLMYTSPRSGIF